The following is a genomic window from Candidatus Hydrogenedentota bacterium.
CAACTCAAGCGGTACTATTCGGACTACTCGCCGTCGTCATCTCGACGGTGGCAGTTGCTGAATCGCTTCCCGGATTCATGGACGACATCTCGCGCCTCAAAGATGGCCGCGCGATGCGCGCTTCGTCCAGCGACGTGAATTGGGCCACCGGCAACGGCGATGCGCGACCCATTGAACCGGGCGCGACGCTCGTCCTCGCGGAGCTTGAAGGTCCGGGCATCGTTCAGCACATCTGGAACACCATCGCGTCGTCCGAACGCGGCTACTCGCGGCTGCTGGTCCTGCGCGTCTATTGGGACGGCGAAACGGAACCGTCGGTCGTTTGTCCCATCGGCGATTTCTTTGGAGTGGGCCATGGCATGGACGTGCCCTACGATTCGCTGCCCGTTCGCGTGACGTCAGACGGCCGCGGCCGGAACTGCTACTGGCCGATGCCGTTCAAGAAATCGGCGAAGTTCACGGTCACCAATGAGGGTAAGAAACGCACGGATGCCTTCTATTACTACATCGACTGGATGAAAGTGCCGAAGCTCCACCGCAACACCGCGTATTTTCATGCCATGTACCGCCAGGAATTCCCCGCCACGATGGGCCAGCGCTATCTGCTTGCGGACATCAAGGGCCGCGGCCACTATGTGGGAACGGTGCTCAACTGCCGCCAGAACACGGCAAGCTGGTTCGGTGAAGGCGATGACTTCTTCTATATCGACGGAGAAAAAGAACCGAGCATGCGCGGCACCGGCACCGAAGACTACTTCTGCGACGGCTGGGGTTTCCGTGTTCAGGCGGGTGCGTTCTACGGCGCGCCCCTCTTTGAAGGATTCCAGCGCGGCAACCGCACGTCGGTCTATCGATGGCACCTCGCCGATCCAATCACTTTCAGCAAGTCGCTGCGCGCGGAAATCGAACACGTAGGACCCGTTCTCGATCAGAATGGGAAACAACTTTCCGGATACGGGGAACGCGCCGACGATTTCTCTTCGGTTGCGTTCTGGTATCAGAAGGAACCGCACGTACCGTATGCGCCGATTCCCGTTGGGTACGCGCGCCTGAATTATGACTACACGAAGATTGTCGAGGCGGAAGCCGCCATTCCGAACGCTTCGGCTACCGCTGGCCCCATCCAGAAGCAAGACGGCGGCTGGAGCAGCGGGGCGCAGTTGTTCTGGACGCCCCAAGCCGAAGGTCAGGTTTTGACCATCCCCTTGACGGTTCCGTCGGATGGCACCTACGAACTGACGATCCTGTACACGCGCTCGCATGATTACGGCATCTTCCAGTACGAAATTGACGGTACGCCCATTGGCGAGGCCGTCGATCAATTCAATCCGAGCATCTCCAACCGTGAGAAACTGCTCCCTGAAGTCTCGCTCAAAGCGGGCGAGCACAAATTGACCGTGAAGAATGTCGGCAAGAACGCCGCCTCAACAGGCTTCTACTTCGGTTTGGACGGCTGGCTGATCCAGGCCCGGTAAGTCTTCGTCAACTCCTTGGACCCTCGTCGCCACTGTGCGGCGGGGGTCCACTTTGATCATGAGCAAACTTGCGAGGGCGGCGGCGAATTCGGGTCGAACCGAATAAGGTAGTTCTGCGGGATCGGGGCAGGCTTCCAGCCGAATGGCGTGTACAGCCCGTGAGCATCACGCGTCGCCAATAAGAACTGCTTCAGGTTTACGCAGTCCGGGTGCTCAAGCACACACTGCACAAGAAACTTGCCCAAGCCCTGCCCTCGAAACTCGGGGGCGATCACCACGTCCGCGAGCCATCCAAAAGTCAGACCATCGGTTAGCACGCGCGCACACCCCCATCTGCGTTCCGCCGAGGTGTTGCGCATACACGCCAAATACCGGATTCGACCGCGCCCAGGTAGACTCCACCTCGCTAGAGCTGCGTTCCGCTCCCCAATAGGTGGTCCGCAATATCGCATGAACGCGCTTCATGTCGAATCGCTTCGGGTCCGAGTCCACCTCATACGTGCTAAACGCCCATTTTATCCTGCGCGTCCCCCTTTGCATCAACGCCGTATGTACCGCTGGTTCACTATCTTATGAAGACTGCAAACGTGTCCGGTATGGTCTCGCGCATAGTACCTTGTGCCGCAAGCTACATTGTGCTATACTGCACTTAGTAACGGAGATTCGACATGGGCAACAAACCCGAACCTGTAGACGTCGAGAACTGGACGACCCAGCTTCGCCGAGGCGTGCTGGAACTGTCCATTCTCA
Proteins encoded in this region:
- a CDS encoding DUF2961 domain-containing protein, whose translation is MARSTQAVLFGLLAVVISTVAVAESLPGFMDDISRLKDGRAMRASSSDVNWATGNGDARPIEPGATLVLAELEGPGIVQHIWNTIASSERGYSRLLVLRVYWDGETEPSVVCPIGDFFGVGHGMDVPYDSLPVRVTSDGRGRNCYWPMPFKKSAKFTVTNEGKKRTDAFYYYIDWMKVPKLHRNTAYFHAMYRQEFPATMGQRYLLADIKGRGHYVGTVLNCRQNTASWFGEGDDFFYIDGEKEPSMRGTGTEDYFCDGWGFRVQAGAFYGAPLFEGFQRGNRTSVYRWHLADPITFSKSLRAEIEHVGPVLDQNGKQLSGYGERADDFSSVAFWYQKEPHVPYAPIPVGYARLNYDYTKIVEAEAAIPNASATAGPIQKQDGGWSSGAQLFWTPQAEGQVLTIPLTVPSDGTYELTILYTRSHDYGIFQYEIDGTPIGEAVDQFNPSISNREKLLPEVSLKAGEHKLTVKNVGKNAASTGFYFGLDGWLIQAR
- a CDS encoding GNAT family N-acetyltransferase codes for the protein MRYCGPPIGERNAALARWSLPGRGRIRYLACMRNTSAERRWGCARVLTDGLTFGWLADVVIAPEFRGQGLGKFLVQCVLEHPDCVNLKQFLLATRDAHGLYTPFGWKPAPIPQNYLIRFDPNSPPPSQVCS